In Luteitalea sp., one DNA window encodes the following:
- a CDS encoding sulfatase-like hydrolase/transferase: protein MKSLCVCLVLVSLAVGAPRTPDRQVSRPNILFILADDHAYQAMSAYGSRINHTPHLDRLAREGMLFRNALVTNSICAPSRAVILTGKYSHLNGVLDNRTPFDGSQQTMPKLLQKAGYQTALVGKWHLQSDPTGFDYWEVLPGQGDYYNPDFLTSNGRTQHEGYVTDITTDLALDWLQKKRDANKPFLLMYQHKAPHRNWMPGPKHLTRYDGMTIPEPDNLFDDYSGRASPARNSQMEIDRHMTFGFDLKIMPDKGDRLYQAYMDSYGRLTPEQKRVWDAIYEPKNTAFQEASLIGRDLVRWKYQRYIKDYLRTVDSLDDNVGRVLRWLDATGLADNTIVVYTSDQGFYIGEHGWFDKRWMYEESLKTPLLVRWPGFVQAGSESHAMVSNIDIPETLLEIAGAAVPDDMQGRSLVPILETGDAPSDWRRTFYYHYYENEPTGAGGVVRHYGVRTERHKLIHYYEDNEWELFDLAADPMEMHSRYADPAYEDVQDELLAALKSLREELKVPEKDPYPEVSR, encoded by the coding sequence ATGAAGTCTCTCTGCGTCTGCCTCGTGCTCGTCTCCCTCGCGGTTGGCGCGCCGAGGACGCCGGACCGACAGGTATCTCGGCCGAACATTCTGTTCATCCTCGCAGACGATCACGCGTATCAAGCCATGTCGGCCTACGGCTCGCGGATCAACCACACGCCTCACCTCGACCGCCTCGCGCGCGAAGGGATGCTGTTTCGCAATGCACTGGTGACCAACTCGATCTGCGCGCCCAGTCGCGCCGTCATCCTGACGGGCAAGTACAGCCATCTCAACGGCGTGCTCGACAATCGCACGCCGTTCGATGGCTCGCAGCAGACGATGCCAAAGCTGCTGCAGAAGGCCGGCTACCAAACGGCCCTCGTCGGCAAGTGGCACCTCCAAAGCGATCCCACAGGCTTTGATTACTGGGAGGTGCTGCCGGGGCAGGGCGATTACTACAACCCCGATTTTCTGACCTCAAACGGCCGCACGCAGCATGAAGGCTACGTCACCGACATCACGACCGACCTCGCGCTCGACTGGCTCCAGAAGAAGCGGGACGCGAACAAGCCATTCCTGTTGATGTACCAACACAAAGCCCCGCATCGGAACTGGATGCCCGGTCCCAAGCACCTGACGCGCTATGACGGCATGACGATTCCAGAGCCAGACAACCTGTTCGACGACTACAGCGGCCGCGCCAGTCCCGCGCGCAATTCACAGATGGAGATAGATCGCCACATGACCTTCGGATTCGATCTGAAGATCATGCCCGACAAGGGAGACCGCCTCTACCAGGCGTACATGGACAGCTACGGGAGACTGACACCCGAGCAGAAGCGGGTGTGGGATGCCATCTACGAGCCCAAGAACACAGCGTTCCAGGAGGCGAGCCTCATCGGCCGGGATCTCGTTCGCTGGAAGTATCAGCGCTACATCAAGGACTATCTGCGCACGGTCGATTCGCTTGACGACAACGTCGGGCGCGTGCTGCGCTGGCTGGACGCGACGGGGCTCGCCGACAACACCATTGTCGTCTACACCTCCGATCAGGGCTTCTATATCGGCGAGCACGGCTGGTTCGACAAGCGCTGGATGTACGAGGAATCGCTCAAGACGCCATTGCTCGTGCGCTGGCCCGGCTTCGTCCAGGCCGGCTCGGAGAGCCACGCCATGGTCTCCAACATCGACATCCCGGAGACGCTGCTGGAAATCGCCGGGGCTGCTGTTCCGGACGATATGCAGGGCCGCAGCCTGGTCCCGATTCTCGAGACCGGTGACGCGCCGTCCGACTGGCGGCGGACGTTCTACTACCACTACTACGAGAACGAGCCCACGGGCGCTGGTGGCGTTGTGCGGCACTACGGCGTTCGGACCGAGCGCCACAAGTTGATCCACTACTACGAGGACAACGAATGGGAGCTGTTCGACCTCGCGGCCGATCCCATGGAGATGCACAGCCGCTACGCCGACCCCGCGTACGAGGACGTGCAAGACGAGCTGCTGGCAGCGCTGAAGAGCCTGCGAGAAGAGCTGAAGGTTCCAGAGAAGGACCCGTATCCAGAAGTTAGCCGATGA